The Humulus lupulus chromosome 3, drHumLupu1.1, whole genome shotgun sequence genome window below encodes:
- the LOC133823378 gene encoding DNA replication complex GINS protein PSF2-like isoform X3, translated as MMMMMMMMMMRRRRRIMMMMYYIYNRFIKNHKHLIEMAGQSDPHPSLFSAEEIEFMGEDEMIEFVPNMRMEPLNLISGDYGPFFPQMVTQVPLWLEIALKKRGKCAIRPPSWMSIEMSIQPKEKDLLETLAT; from the exons atgatgatgatgatgatgatgatgatgatgaggaggaggaggaggattatgatgatgatgtattatatatataatag GTTTATTAAAAATCATAAACACTTGATTGAGATGGCTGGTCAATCGGATCCTCACCCTTCTCTCTTTTCGGCAGAGGAG ATTGAGTTCATGGGCGAGGATGAAATGATCGAGTTTGTGCCCAATATGAGAATGGAACCTCTTAATTTAATTTCG GGGGATTACGGTCCATTCTTTCCGCAGATGGTTACCCAGGTACCCCTTTGGCTTGAAATTGCTTTAAAGAAGAGAGGGAAATGTGCAATTCGACCTCCTTCTTGGATGTCAATTG AAATGTCGATTCAGCCAAAGGAAAAGGACTTGTTGGAAACTCTAGCTACTTAG
- the LOC133823378 gene encoding DNA replication complex GINS protein PSF2-like isoform X2, with amino-acid sequence MMMMMMMMMMRRRRRIMMMMYYIYNRFIKNHKHLIEMAGQSDPHPSLFSAEEIEFMGEDEMIEFVPNMRMEPLNLISGDYGPFFPQMVTQVPLWLEIALKKRGKCAIRPPSWMSIGWDHIKHYEIQILKKLTEN; translated from the exons atgatgatgatgatgatgatgatgatgatgaggaggaggaggaggattatgatgatgatgtattatatatataatag GTTTATTAAAAATCATAAACACTTGATTGAGATGGCTGGTCAATCGGATCCTCACCCTTCTCTCTTTTCGGCAGAGGAG ATTGAGTTCATGGGCGAGGATGAAATGATCGAGTTTGTGCCCAATATGAGAATGGAACCTCTTAATTTAATTTCG GGGGATTACGGTCCATTCTTTCCGCAGATGGTTACCCAGGTACCCCTTTGGCTTGAAATTGCTTTAAAGAAGAGAGGGAAATGTGCAATTCGACCTCCTTCTTGGATGTCAATTG GTTGGGATCACATAAAGCATTACGAGATACAAATTTTGAAGAAGCTGACTGAAAATTAG
- the LOC133823378 gene encoding DNA replication complex GINS protein PSF2-like isoform X1 yields MMMMMMMMMMRRRRRIMMMMYYIYNRFIKNHKHLIEMAGQSDPHPSLFSAEEIEFMGEDEMIEFVPNMRMEPLNLISGDYGPFFPQMVTQVPLWLEIALKKRGKCAIRPPSWMSIGEFSLLSICFAKTHQPWLFLRPICFMKPIYVVFSF; encoded by the exons atgatgatgatgatgatgatgatgatgatgaggaggaggaggaggattatgatgatgatgtattatatatataatag GTTTATTAAAAATCATAAACACTTGATTGAGATGGCTGGTCAATCGGATCCTCACCCTTCTCTCTTTTCGGCAGAGGAG ATTGAGTTCATGGGCGAGGATGAAATGATCGAGTTTGTGCCCAATATGAGAATGGAACCTCTTAATTTAATTTCG GGGGATTACGGTCCATTCTTTCCGCAGATGGTTACCCAGGTACCCCTTTGGCTTGAAATTGCTTTAAAGAAGAGAGGGAAATGTGCAATTCGACCTCCTTCTTGGATGTCAATTGGTGAGTTTAGCTTGTTGAGCATTTGTTTTGCAAAAACGCACCAACCATGGCTTTTTCTTAGACCCATCTGCTTCATGAAACCCATTTATGTTGTTTTTAGTTTCTAA
- the LOC133823378 gene encoding DNA replication complex GINS protein PSF2-like isoform X4, with protein sequence MAGQSDPHPSLFSAEEIEFMGEDEMIEFVPNMRMEPLNLISGDYGPFFPQMVTQVPLWLEIALKKRGKCAIRPPSWMSIGEFSLLSICFAKTHQPWLFLRPICFMKPIYVVFSF encoded by the exons ATGGCTGGTCAATCGGATCCTCACCCTTCTCTCTTTTCGGCAGAGGAG ATTGAGTTCATGGGCGAGGATGAAATGATCGAGTTTGTGCCCAATATGAGAATGGAACCTCTTAATTTAATTTCG GGGGATTACGGTCCATTCTTTCCGCAGATGGTTACCCAGGTACCCCTTTGGCTTGAAATTGCTTTAAAGAAGAGAGGGAAATGTGCAATTCGACCTCCTTCTTGGATGTCAATTGGTGAGTTTAGCTTGTTGAGCATTTGTTTTGCAAAAACGCACCAACCATGGCTTTTTCTTAGACCCATCTGCTTCATGAAACCCATTTATGTTGTTTTTAGTTTCTAA